Proteins from a genomic interval of Uloborus diversus isolate 005 chromosome 4, Udiv.v.3.1, whole genome shotgun sequence:
- the LOC129220023 gene encoding TWiK family of potassium channels protein 7-like, which produces MTYHATEHMSRCAKCRYYCRTGATFLFSHIGLCSLVFGYTVMGAFTFEALEAANELKMRQQMQEEEGRVVERLWELTVSGDVLNESRWSENATATLKNFEMKLVKAMRKDGYDGNDDTDNLQWSFSGALLYSIIVITTIGYGNIAPKTDTGKIVTILYAIVGIPLLLLCLSNIGDAMAHSFKFIYWKVCCYLCSSPKSHGHRKPRSNRSSRYPSEPRSLPLHGATGGREIDTLGPRMYSSPADSYDRQRGYMHSGPMQHSLSRNHSYYASREAEFADAHKVPIISNKYALHPMETSDLPHHPLHRLNAMDSSPYRTAGGAIVRAPASVPNRPSSFLNLNEEMSFEAASSVNTDNREEEEEEDEASVPIMLCISIVVGYICGGAILFSYWEGWDYSDSCYFCFITLTTIGFGDMVPGTAVLSEDAQLALGLCSLYLLFGMALLAMSFNLVQEEVTKSMTSIGKRIGILSDEDDDDDDI; this is translated from the exons ATGACTTACCATGCCACTGAGCACATGTCCCGATGCGCCAAGTGCCGCTACTATTGCCGCACTGGTGCCACTTTCCTCTTTTCACACATCGGCCTTTGCAGTTTGGTCTTCGGCTACACGGTGATGGGCGCATTCACCTTCGAAGCTCTGGAGGCTGCCAACGAACTCAAGATGAGGCAACAGATGCAGGAGGAGGAAGGGAGAGTCGTCGAGCGACTCTGGGAGCTGACCGTCTCTGGAGATGTCCTCAACGAAAGCAGGTGGTCGGAAAATGCCACTGCTACGCTTAAGAACTTTGAAATGAAGCTCGTCAAAGCGATGAGAAAAGACGGGTACGATGGGAATGATGATACAGATAATCTTCAGTGGTCGTTTTCTGGAGCACTTCTGTATTCCATTATCGTCATCACCACAATTG GATATGGGAATATTGCTCCTAAAACAGACACAGGTAAAATCGTCACTATCCTTTACGCCATAGTCGGCATACCCCTTCTTCTCCTATGTTTATCAAACATCGGAGACGCCATGGCCCACTCTTTCAAGTTCATCTACTGGAAGGTGTGCTGTTACTTATGCTCAAGTCCCAAGTCACATGGGCACAGAAAGCCCCGCTCAAACAGATCAAGTCGTTATCCGTCCGAGCCGAGAAGTCTTCCTTTGCACGGAGCCACAGGTGGTCGGGAGATTGACACTTTAGGACCACGGATGTACAGCTCGCCAGCAGATTCCTACGATAGGCAAAGGGGCTACATGCACTCAGGACCAATGCAGCATTCTCTCTCAAGAAATCATTCTTATTATGCTTCGAGAGAG GCAGAATTCGCTGATGCTCACAAAGTTCCTATTATCTCCAACAAATACGCGCTCCACCCCATGGAGACCTCCGATCTTCCTCACCACCCTCTACATCGACTAAACGCCATGGACAGTTCTCCTTATAGGACGGCAGGAGGCGCAATCGTACGTGCACCCGCATCTGTTCCAAATCGTCCGTCCTCCTTCCTCAACCTCAACGAGGAGATGAGCTTCGAAGCTGCATCCTCCGTGAACACAGATAACAGGGAAGAAGAAGAGGAGGAGGATGAAGCTAGCGTCCCCATCATGCTATGCATATCCATCGTCGTTGGATATATATGTGGAGGAGCCATCCTCTTCAGCTATTGGGAAGGGTGGGACTATTCAGACAGTTGTTATTTCTGCTTCATCACATTGACTACTATTGGTTTCGGGGACATGGTCCCGGGGACAGCAGTATTATCGGAAGACGCCCAACTTGCTTTGGGTTTGTGTTCTCTGTATTTGCTGTTTGGAATGGCTCTCTTGGCGATGTCCTTCAACCTAGTTCAAGAAGAAGTAACGAAATCCATGACGAGTATAGGCAAAAGGATAGGGATATTATCCGATGAAGATGACGATGATGATGATATTTGA